In Paludibaculum fermentans, the genomic stretch GATCCCCGTCACATATCGATTCGGAGTCACGTCAAAGGCCGGATTCTCAACCTGCGTATTCTCGGGCGCCACCGGCACGCCGAACACTTCCGTCACTTCCGTCGAAGGCCGCTGTTCAATTGGAATCTGGTCGCCGTGGTCCAAGGTCAGGTCCAGTGTCGAGATCGGGGCCGCCACATAGAACGGGACGCCGTTCTCCTTCGCCAGCACCGCCACGCCGTAGGTGCCCACCTTGTTCGCCACGTCGCCGTTGCGCGCGATGCGGTCGGCGCCCACCACGACACAGCCGATGCGGCCGCTCTTCAGGAAGTGGCCCGCCATGTTGTCCGTGATCAGCTTCACCGGGATGTTGTCCTGCTGCAACTCCCACACCGTCAGCCGCGCGCCCTGCAGGAACGGCCGCGTCTCGTCGGCGAAGACGTCGATGTTCTTGCCCGCGTTCACCGCCGCCCGGATCACACCCAGCGCCGTGCCGAAGCCCGCTGTTGCCAGCGCACCGGCATTGCAGTGCGTCAGCACCGTCTTCCCGTCCGGAACCAGCGGAGCCCCATGCGCGCCAATCGCCTCGTTGATCGCGATGTCCTCGAGGTAGACCAGCTTCGCCTCTTTCACCATCGCCTCGCGCAGCGCCTCGATCGGCTGGCCCTGCATCGATGTGTAGAGCTTCTTCATCCGGTCAATCGCCCAGAACAGATTCACAGCCGTGGGCCGCGTCGCCGCCAGGGTCGAGCAGATGACTTCGAACTCAGCGTCCAACTGCGCCGGATCGGCTTTGAGCACGCCCAGGGCGACACCCATGGCCGCCGCCACGCCAATCGCCGGAGCGCCGCGGATCACCATCGTCTTGATGGCGTGCGCCATCTCTTCGTACGTGGTGCAGGTGACAAACTCCTCCACCCTCGGCAGCCGCGTCTGGTCAATCATCACCACGCCGGCATCGGTCCATTGAATGGTCTCGACCATTAGGAGAACAGTTCCTTCCTTTGAAGCAGGAATCCCGCGAAAAACGTAAGGTTGTAGGTGGCATGGACGAGAGTCGACGCAGCCGTCGAGCCCGTGCGTTGCCGCGTGTAACCAAAAACTGAGGATGCGAGCACCAGCAGCGCGATGTGCTGCCAGGTCCACGAATACTGCGGCCCGTGCAGCAGCGCGAACGGCAGGCTGCTCAGCACAATCCCCGCGGCCACCCCAAAGGTCCGCACCATCAGCGGCTGCAGGAACCCACGGAAGATCAGCTCTTCCGCCAGCGGACCCAGGGTGGTGGCAAAGAATCCCACAAGCAGGATCGACATCCGCCCATGCAGCAGCTTCTCAATCGAATTGTCGGTGACGGGAGTGTTCAACACCTGGCCCAGCACGGCAACCATGACTACCAGCAGCGGACCGGCAAGAATCGTGAGACCCATGCGCGGCCAGGGGACTTTCCACCCCAGCGAACGCCAGAAGGGTTCGTCGTACCGCGTCTTCAGCAGCAGGATCAGCACTCCAAACCACAGCGCGTAAGCCACAAACTGCAGCGTGATCGCCTTCACCGCATCGCTGGGCGGAGCGGAGGCCAGCGAAAACAAGCCCTTGCTCAGCAGCGCAGACAGAAAGAGACACGGCACGGCCAGAGTGAATATCAGCGCTGCGTCGATCCACGACCAGAACGGATGCTTGGGGCGCGGGCCGTCTTCCGCGAAAATGGAGCCCGGCTGCGTCATGACTGCTTCTCGATCAACAGCGCAGCCAGCAGAGGGATCATGATCTCGTGATGCCCCGTAATGGCATACCCTTGCCCGCCTCTTTGCGCGTGCGGCCGGCTCACGACGTTGACGCGCGGCCGGTAGTGCTGCAGAAAATCGAAGTTCGCCGTCGTGAACTCGCCCAGCGGATAACCGAGGTTCCGCACCACCGAAACGGCTTTCAGGAACACTTCGGGCAGCACCACCGCGCTGCCGATGTTCAGGTACGCGCCGCCGTCATTCAGCGTCCGTACCAGTGAACAGAACAGCCGGAAGTCGTGATGCGTGGCCGCCCCGATCGCGGCTCCATCCGCCGCCGGATGGGTATGCGGAGTGTCCGTTCCCACGGCCACATGCACCGTCACGGGAATCGACCGCTTCCACGCCTGGTACAGCAGGCACGCATCGGCATATTGCGATTTGACGATATGTTCCAGGTGCGCGCCCAGCGCCTCGCCCATCCCAATGCCCTGCTCGGCCGCCGCCCGGATTGCCAGGTTCATCTCGCGGCCGGTCTCTTCAGCCGACCCGAACCGCCCGTCCGGCAGCACGTCTTCCACCTCTTCCGACGTGCACCCGGCAATGCCGATTTCGAAGTCATGAATCGACGCCGCGCCATTCATGACGATGCCGCTCACAAAGCCACGATCCATCAAATCAATGAAAACAGGCGCCAGGCCGCACTTGATGACGTGCCCGCCAATACCCCACAGGATGCCGCGTTCGCGCACCCGCGCCTGTTCCAGCGCCGCCACGACACCGCGTAGCGAGTCTGCTGCCAGCAGCTTCGGCAACCGGTCCAACCAGGCGTTCAGCCCGCTGCCCGCCATGTGCGGCACGGCCATATGCTCGTGGCGCACCTTGCCGCCGCGCGCTTCAATCGGTACGGTGGAAAGTCCTTGGAACTCTAAGGGTTGGTGGCTGTATTTCGTCAATTCGGGTACTTCAACCAGCTTTGCCGTTTTTCAGCACTTTTTCAAGCGCTCGCGCCGTGTGGCTACGGCGGTTCTTCACCACCTGCTCCGGAGTCCCCGTCGCCACAATCGTCCCGCCCTTTTCGCCGCCCTCCGGACCCAGATCGATGATCCAGTCGGCCGACTTGATCACATCCGTATGGTGTTCAATGACCAGCACCGTATTGCCCAGGTCGACGAGCTGGTTCAACACATCCAGCAGCCGCCGGACGTCCTCGAAGTGCAGCCCTGTCGTCGGTTCGTCCAGGATGTACAGCGTTTTGCCCGTCTGCCGCCGGGACAGCTCCCGGCCCAGCTTGATGCGCTGCGCCTCGCCGCCCGACAGCGTGGTCGAGCTCTGGCCCAGGTGCAGATACCCTAGACCGACATCCACCAGCGTCTGCAGCTTTTGCTTGATCTGCGGGATGTTCTGCAGCAGCACCAGCGCGTCTTCCACCGTCGTTTCCAGCAGATCGGCGATGGACACGCCGTTGAACTTCACCTGCAGCGTCTCGGAGTTATACCTCCGCCCGCGGCACACATCGCAGGGCACAAACACGTCCGGCAGGAAGTTCATCTCGATCCGCTTCATACCGTCGCCCTGGCAGGCTTCGCAGCGCCCGCCCTTGACGTTGAAGCTGAACCGGCCCGGCTTGTACCCGCGTTCCCGCGATTCCGGCAGCATGGCGAAGATTTCGCGAATCGGCGTGAACACACCCGTGTACGTCGCAGGATTCGAGCGCGGCGACCGTCCGATGGGCGACTGGTCGATCTCCACCACCTTGTCGATATGCGCCAGCCCTTCCAGCTTGTCGTAGTTCCCCGGCTTCGCCTTGCTGTTGTACAGGAACTGCGAGATCGACCGGTACAGCAGGTCGTGGATCAGCGTCGACTTCCCGCTGCCGCTCACGCCCGTGATCACCATCAGCGTGCCCAGCGGAAACTCGACGTCGAGTTCCTTCAGGTTGTGCTCGCGCGCCCCGCGCAGCACCAGCTTGTTGCCATTGCCCGGCCGCCGGAACTCGGGAATCTCCACCGCCCGCTTACCACTCATGTACTGCCCGGTGAGCGAATCCTTGTTGGCCGCGATCTGCTTCGGAGTCCCCGCCGCCACCAGATATCCGCCCAGCCGGCCAGCGCCGGGACCCAGGTCGATCACATAGTCGGCCCGCTCGATCGTCTCCTGGTCGTGCTCCACCACCAGCACCGTGTTGCCAAGATCCCGCAGCCGGCCCAGCGTATCCAGCAGCTTCTCGTTGTCCCGCGGATGCAGCCCGATGGACGGCTCGTCCAGTACATACAAGACGCCGCGCAGTTTCGACCCGATCTGCGTGGCCAGCCGGATCCGCTGCGCCTCGCCGCCCGACAGCGTCGCAGCCGACCGCTCCAGCGACAGGTAGTCCAGCCCCACGGCGGTCAGGAACTCCAGACGGTTCCGGATCTCTTCCACGATCCGCGCGCCAATCTGCTCTTCCCTGGGCGTCAACACCCATTCCCGGGCCGCCGGCAGCGCCCGCGCAATCGGCATGCCGGTGAACTCGGCGATCCCCATGCCCTTCACCCGCACAGCCAGGCTCGAAGGCCGCAACCGCTGGCCGTGGCAGGTTGCGCACGGCGTAGCCGACATGTACTCCATCAGGTACTCGCGGTAGCCCTCGCTGTAATCCTCAAAGGCCCGCTCCAGGATCTTGATGATGCCCGGGAAGCCGGTTGCTCCGTAGAGCAGCGCCTGCTGGTTCTTCGGCGTCAACTCGTCGAAGGGCTTCGTGATATTGATCTTAAGCTTCTTCGCGGCCTCGCTCACCGATTGCTGCATCAGCGCCGAACTGCCGCCCGGGCCGAGTCCGCCGTCGAACAGCGGCTTCGACGAATCCACAATCACCTTGATGGGGTCGAAGCTCCACGAACTGCCCAGCCCGTGACAGGTCTCGCACGCGCCATAGGGGCTGTTGAACGAGAACGAGCGAGGCTCGATCTCGGGCACCGATTCTCCGCAGTCCGGACAGGCCATCTTCTGCGAATAAAGCCGTT encodes the following:
- the mtnA gene encoding S-methyl-5-thioribose-1-phosphate isomerase codes for the protein MVETIQWTDAGVVMIDQTRLPRVEEFVTCTTYEEMAHAIKTMVIRGAPAIGVAAAMGVALGVLKADPAQLDAEFEVICSTLAATRPTAVNLFWAIDRMKKLYTSMQGQPIEALREAMVKEAKLVYLEDIAINEAIGAHGAPLVPDGKTVLTHCNAGALATAGFGTALGVIRAAVNAGKNIDVFADETRPFLQGARLTVWELQQDNIPVKLITDNMAGHFLKSGRIGCVVVGADRIARNGDVANKVGTYGVAVLAKENGVPFYVAAPISTLDLTLDHGDQIPIEQRPSTEVTEVFGVPVAPENTQVENPAFDVTPNRYVTGIITEKGVARPPYEESLPRLAQE
- a CDS encoding CPBP family intramembrane glutamic endopeptidase, producing MTQPGSIFAEDGPRPKHPFWSWIDAALIFTLAVPCLFLSALLSKGLFSLASAPPSDAVKAITLQFVAYALWFGVLILLLKTRYDEPFWRSLGWKVPWPRMGLTILAGPLLVVMVAVLGQVLNTPVTDNSIEKLLHGRMSILLVGFFATTLGPLAEELIFRGFLQPLMVRTFGVAAGIVLSSLPFALLHGPQYSWTWQHIALLVLASSVFGYTRQRTGSTAASTLVHATYNLTFFAGFLLQRKELFS
- the uvrA gene encoding excinuclease ABC subunit UvrA; translated protein: MIKSITVHGARMHNLKNISVEIPRNTLTVITGLSGSGKSSLAFDTIYAEGQRRYVETLSPYARQFLDQMERPEVDSIDGLSPAISIEQKTTNRSPRSTVGTITEIYDYLRLLWSSIGVPHCPNCGIPISKQTTQQILENILALRQDDRIMILAPVARGRKGEYKKELEKYARAGFVRARIDGVLRSLDEEIALDKRKNHTIEVVVDRLLLKPGLEKRLEASIETATKLANGLVTVVVVNGPSGESERLYSQKMACPDCGESVPEIEPRSFSFNSPYGACETCHGLGSSWSFDPIKVIVDSSKPLFDGGLGPGGSSALMQQSVSEAAKKLKINITKPFDELTPKNQQALLYGATGFPGIIKILERAFEDYSEGYREYLMEYMSATPCATCHGQRLRPSSLAVRVKGMGIAEFTGMPIARALPAAREWVLTPREEQIGARIVEEIRNRLEFLTAVGLDYLSLERSAATLSGGEAQRIRLATQIGSKLRGVLYVLDEPSIGLHPRDNEKLLDTLGRLRDLGNTVLVVEHDQETIERADYVIDLGPGAGRLGGYLVAAGTPKQIAANKDSLTGQYMSGKRAVEIPEFRRPGNGNKLVLRGAREHNLKELDVEFPLGTLMVITGVSGSGKSTLIHDLLYRSISQFLYNSKAKPGNYDKLEGLAHIDKVVEIDQSPIGRSPRSNPATYTGVFTPIREIFAMLPESRERGYKPGRFSFNVKGGRCEACQGDGMKRIEMNFLPDVFVPCDVCRGRRYNSETLQVKFNGVSIADLLETTVEDALVLLQNIPQIKQKLQTLVDVGLGYLHLGQSSTTLSGGEAQRIKLGRELSRRQTGKTLYILDEPTTGLHFEDVRRLLDVLNQLVDLGNTVLVIEHHTDVIKSADWIIDLGPEGGEKGGTIVATGTPEQVVKNRRSHTARALEKVLKNGKAG